ACTAAGAGTAACCATCAACCATACAGAAAACCTGCCTACCTCACAACATTGATAGCTTTTTGTCAAAACCGTGTTGTTGGTTTCCAGATATCCAACTTGAAACTGATTGCAGAACAATCCAGAACCATCATGCTTTCTCAACCAACTGCACACTATAGAGTACAAAGCAGTGAGGACAGTCATAAACATAATCACATTCTGGTATACATAAAGCAttagaataaaatatatatatataaataattaaacattaaacaaagtaGAAACCCTCAAAACAGAGtccaaaaagtcaaaaatgtCATCTTCTGGAGATGGTTCTTGATGATTTATGTGGCTGATATGTATTTTCTCCTATTAATTTTGAATGGTGTCTGTACTGACAGACTGAGTAGACTACTTCAGATCACCAACACATACCTGGGTATGACACCTCTCCAGTCTCAGCATCTTTCTTTAATTGGGAATCTGAATATCTAAACTTTCACAGCAACATCTGAGACCCATGGGGTAATGACACAATGCTCTGAGGTCACATTCCTAATGAGGTTTTGTTTAACCTACTGTTATCAGTCTTAACATGTTCAATACCTGGGAATGGGGAGggggacatactgtactgttatCAGTCTAGTTCCTTACTTGGGATTGGTTTGGCGGGGAGAACAACTGCATCCTACTGAGGAACTGCAGAATTAAAAAggcttttttaaaacattgaaagcatttgggaaatgaaaatgttttaaatatggtTGCTAGTAGCATGCTGCGGTTATTTTAAATAAGTGATGTTTAATCGCTGTGATACGTAAATTCCTTACAGGGTTAATTCCACTCCTGAATTAACAATTTAATTTTGGCAATAAAAATCAACGGTTATGCTTCTTGCCCACAGTAAGACCGGCAAAGAAAATGGTTGCACTGCACACAGTCCTCATTGGTCTTGTTCCGTGTGCTCTTGTGGACTAGATACTGTGTGTTCTTGGTGGGTGTGAGTTGCCGAGACTGGGAAAGAGGAAGAGTGGGACGTGCTGCCTCCTTGGCTGTCTTGACCTTTGTGTAGTTCTCACAAAGCTCACAGGCCAGATCCATTACGAAATGTCTTCTGCTGACTGTCTTCTTGAGAGAATATTAATAGTAGCTATCcatttaacattaaaaacaaataaaatcatcACGTTTTAGATGGCTAAAAGACTATGAAAAGATTAATATAAGGCAGAAGAAAAACGTTTTTAGCCAGGATTTAAAAGTGATCAATATTGGGGCCAAATCTAGGATTTTATGGCAGGTTGTTCCAGCTCTTTGAAGCATAATTACTAAACGCTGCCTTATCTTCCTTTGTCATTACACTGGGAACAGTTTACATACCAGACCCTGATTACTTGAGGGGTCTAGAGGGTTTATACTGAGAGAGAAGGTGTATAACCCTTTGTATAACCCTTTTTctgaaaaagttgggacgctgcataaaatacaaatataaaaagaaagCAATGATGGGCAAATCATTGATATATAATTGAGAATATTACAAGGATAACATATTAAGTGtcgaaactgagaaatgttatagtttttgGAATTTTATGCTAGCAAAACGTTTAAAAATATTTGGGACATGGGCATGTTTagcactgtgttgcatcaccttttttAAGAAAACTCGGTATGGgaattgaggagaccaattgttgtacttttgaaagtgaaatatattcccattcttgctttatataggatttcagctgctcaacagttcggggtctcctttgtcatattttttgtttcataatgcgccaaatgtttttcaCGAGTGACAGGTccggactgcagacaggccagtttagcacccggactcttactacagagACATGCTGTTATAATAGATTCAAAAtgtagcaaggccttccctgaaaaggacgtcatctggatggcagcatatgttgctccaaaacctgtgcTAATTGTTCAGAaataatggtgccttcacagatggtCAAGTCACTCATACCAGGTGAACTAATGCACCACCATACCATCacgaatgctggcttttgaactgtgcatgGAATAGATGCCGGATGGTtcttctcctctttagcccagaggacgcagcgtccatgattcctaaAAATAACGTAACCCTACCCCCACACAGCCAGTGACGTCTCCTTCACCGacaagttaaacaggttctacgcacgctttgacagggacaacaaagggccaaccattaaagctgaacttcCCCCAGACGTCCCCCCCTCAGCCTATCCAGATGTGTTGTCTGCACTGAacagggtgaatgcacgcaaggctgctggtcctgatggcaacCCTGGGCATATGCACAGTACATGCGCTGGACAGCTGGCCAAAGATCTTTctacctgtcactggcccagacGGTTGTCCCAATGTGCTTCAAGAtcacaaccattgtgccagtacAGAAGAAGTTGTCTGCGTCTAACCTGAATGACTTCTGACCTGTCGCACTCATCTCCatgatcatgaagtgctttgaaagcACTTCCAGCCCACTTAAAGTCCTGCTTCCTCCCAACACTGGTTCCCTAGTGTCCGCCTAGAGGGAGGAGTTCACGTGACTGGCGGCATGGTTCGCTGACAACACCCTGTTCCTCTTTATACAGAaaagaagaccaaggagctctttgtggattacaggaattCTAAAGGCTGCtgtcacaccccagttctcatcaatggcactgagaaggagcgtgtgtccagcttcaaattcctgggtttCCATCTCTGATGACCTATCCTGGACCCTGATCACCTCAAACCTgataaaaaggtgcagcagtgcttgtactttttgaggaggctgaagaaggcctgccTGTCTTCCCAGATCCTTGTGAACCTCTACTGCTGCACAATCGAAAGCATTCTGACGAACTGTGCCACTgtgtggtttggcggatgctccGTGGCCGACCGGAacgccctgcaacgggtggtgaaatccgcccagcacatcactagtGCCCAGCACCCTTCACATCCATTCCACAAACTGTTcaccctcctaccatcaggcaggcaatACAGGTCACTTTGttctcacaccagcaggctcaggaactgCTTGTTTCCATCTATTGTAACCCTGCTTCTGCATCGCCAGATCTGAAAGCAGCACTGCGTACCGTTAGAAGTTATCGgatctctctgttcatccacggcttctggttggagaaggtctttattagtttaggTCTTTATTTACTTCATTTTCCAGGTGCTTGCTCAGGTAAGCACAACAAAGGGTATCCCGGGTTGTTCGTTGAACTATTTTGGAACTATTACTTttggaaatgactattgtagctggcaatggctgattttcaattCTGCTGGAGTGTTTTCTGTCACCAGTCCATGGTGCACGTTTAGCTGGGCAGGCTCTCCCAGTATCTTACATCAGACAGATATAGAGGTACCTGAGTCACCTCCGTTCCTACATTCCTACACTTTGTTAGTTTCTTTGGCTATTTGTTGCAAGCCGCTGTGTTTGCAACTGTTTCCCATCTCCCATTTTGCTTGCAAGCAATCAACTGCATGGGTTCTCTCCATTTCCCCTGTTTGTAACATTGGCATACTGCCATAGATTGCTGACCTGATTAATAGATAACCTGGGTCTATATCTGATACGATGTCCACATGTTTACCttcattattttgtcagtccAAAAGTAAGATGTACAATTTGAGAGTGCCAGCTCTTCTTCCATCTTGGAATGACATGGGGTTCACTGGTCTATCCTGTGTGTATTACAAACCCAAATGAATGGATTATTAAATCCAGTTGTCAATAATATGACTTTGGTGTAACCATATGGATAGTAGTTCTCCATGTtgactacagtggggagaacaagtatttgatacactgccgattttgcagttttacccactttcaaagcatgtagaagtctgtaatttttatcataggtactcttcaactgtgagattcaacttgtatgatttgtaaataattaatttgcattttattgcatgacaagtatttgatacatcagaaaagcagaaacctttgtttgcaatttcaaagatcatacatttcctgtagttcttgacaaggtttgtacacacagcagcagggattttggcccactcctccatacagaccttctccagatccttgaggttttggggctgtcgctgggcaatatggactttcaatcaatcaatcaatcaaatgtattcataaagcccttcttacaacagcagttgtcacaaagtgcttttaccgAGACagggtaaacctgcaaaatcggcagtgtatcaaatacttcctGTGAGTTcaatttgaataattaataaatttttctggcctaaatccagagtctatttatatttagactaggtcagaagtatgaccagatggacaaggacagggacagcaacagacccccaaaccaggtactccgcaggtttggaccaggacctcagggcccaacaggcaggaaatcaatccagctccctccaatgattttctattgggttcaggtctggtgactggctaggccattccaggaccttgcgatgcttcttacggagccactccttagttgccctggctgtgtgtttcgacccagccacgacccatcttcaatgctcttactgagggaaggaggttgttggccaagatctcgcaatacatggccccatccatcctcccctcaatacggtgtagtcgtcctgtcccctttgcagaaaagcatccccaaaaaattatgtttccacctccatgcttcacagttgggatggtgttcttggggttgtactcatccttcttctttctccaaacacggcgagtggagtttagaccaaaaagctctattttgtgtaatcagaccacatgacctcccattcctcctcttgatcatccagatggtcattggcaaacttcagacgggcctggacatgcgctggcttgagcagggggaccttgcatgcgctgcagaattttaatccatgacgttttctttgagactgtggtctccgctctcttcaggtcattgaccaggtcctgccatgtagttttgggctgatccctcaccttcctcatgatcattgatgtcccatgAGGTGagttcttgcatggagcccaagaccGAGGGacactgaccgtcatcttgaacttcttccattttctaataattgcaccaacaattgttgccttctcactaagctgcttggctattgtcctgtagcttatcccagccttgtgcatgtctacaattttatccctgatgtccttacacagctctctggtcttggccattgtggagaggttggagtctgtttgattgagtgtgtggacaggtgtctttaatacaggtaatgtgttcaaacaggtgcagttaatcaaatacgtatgtcatgtaataaaatgcaaattaattatataaaaatgtgattttctggagtgcCTTGACAAAACAAGCTAATAATaaaggtagctagctatctagttAACATAGTAGTTGCAATTAAGTCATATTAATGGTCACATTTGATTAGATTAGCACAAAGAAGTATAATGTCAGCATTACGtaatatttttgtcaaattaataattatatatacattttgactAAGGAATTTCACAACTCAAGGGAAGTCACAGTAAATGACTCCCCCCTCTAAACATTTTGGGTACCTGTTGTCAGATTTTCAGCAGGTGCCATAGCGAAGGCACACCGTTTTACCAGTTTGAGCCTTAATGACGGAGGTTTGGTGGACCTTCTTCAAGAAGTGACCAGTTGCTATGGTGGTATAGGACAAGGACCGTTTGGGGGAGAGGTTGAAAAGATAGCTTATTATCAAGTGACACACCAATAACCATTTACTAATGGGCTACAACTGCTGAAATGATACCTTATTATAAAGTGATACAACAATAGCCATTCATAAAGGATGaatagtttggggatctcatcatttgTGGtaaacaatatcattaaaagattctgaaaatcctgagaaatctctgtatgcaagggacaaagccgaaaaccaatattggatggccatgatcttcgggcccttcAGGCATTGAATCACTGCAGTGGAAATCACTACATGGGcccaggaacacttctgaaaacccttttctgtgaacacagcaTGTCGTTGGAACAccaatgcaagttaaaactctaccatgcaaagaagataccatacataaacaaggtCCAGAACCAcctctgccttctctgggcctgagctcatttaagatggactgaggtccACATTCTGagaaaccacattctgcacgtattaccaCAGCATGGATGTGTAGTAatagagtccaggtgctaaactggcccgcagtccagacctatcacccattgaaaacatttattttgataacTTGATAATAAAGTCCATAATTCTGTCATTTAATTAAAGATACATGTTTTGTAACTCATTCAGAAATGGTCATTGGTTTGTCACTTTATAATAGGGTATCCTTTCTGCAGTTATGAATGCCTATTCAGTCTTTATAAATGGTAatttgtgtattatgtttgtgtgattaGACATTTCATAATTTTACCCTAAAGCAATCAAAGATTACTTTATAGTGGTTTTTAAGTATGCTATTACACACCATGAAAATAAGTGTGCACTAATAGTGATTTGCAGCTCATTGACCCCGTCTTTTAGATTAATCACAGTGTTGGTAATTGTAATGCTGTATGATCCTTGAGAAAAGATTTCCCAGTAATTGTGTTTCACTATACTTCTGTACATTATAGGTCATTATAATTATAAATGagtatttttctacaaaatcaTGAGCCTTCACAAGTCTTTACGAGTGTCTATAATTATGCTTATACtgcattattactgtattatattgtattatgaGTACATGAATAATGCTGTATTATGTGTTACACAATTGGCCTTTAAAAAAGTGTTACCAAATATACTTTAGATTTAGTTAATATGATTTTATataggtgccaataattgtgacagatttttgaataaaaaatatttaatacattatttaaattttttatgtttcactAAAGTGTTTGATGTGAGTGTAAGCTCAACCAATTAAACTACAGTGGCGATTTTTTTCAGCCTTTTTGTACATATTTGCTAATAATTGTAGTAGTTACTATCTCTACATCTTTCTTTTCATGAATATTTTTGAtgattttcaatgtatttttttgcttaAATGTACCTGAGGTAGCAATAATTATGTTGAgcaatatacatacacaaaacagttttaaaacaattcagttggactttgggaaaataatatattttggaataaaaatgatcATGTGGTTTCTCTcttaaaacattcagaaatatttctgcATAATTGATTGTGTTATTCATTTTGTGTACAGTTTCTTGGCAGGTGGTTCAatttactgacacacacatttattttcattgtgaaAATTATGATTCCATTATGTAAAAGAGTAtatttgttataaaaaaaattataatctgccATAGTAATAAACAAGACAGAAAAATCTTGACAGAAAAATCTGACAAAACCAAATGATAAAACTTCATGATTTTAATATTTAGAAATTGTCAAAGCACACGTTGATACACAGAAATGCCTAGCTGCATTACCTCAATCTAACTACAGcaacttcaatgtaaaacatttgtcGTACTCGATTTTGAATCTGAGTGAGTTTCATCCCATATATGATAGGATTTAACAGAGGAGGAACAACTAGGAACTCCACAGACATGATATTCCTCAGGGCCAACAGACTGGTGTTACTGCCATAACGAGCATAAATCGAGTCAAAGAATATGGATGTAGAGAAGTTAGCCAGGGTGATAATATGAGGCAGACAGGTCTGCATGAACTTCCTCCTATCTGCCCGGGAACGTAAAGATGCTTTGATGATGTTAACATAGGAAATCAGAATAAGCAATGCTTGGAAGAAATGAGAACATATGAAAATAAAGCCAGCGATGTTGTTCCCAGTCGTGTCAACACATGAGAGCTGCACAACTGCCCAGTTTGAGCAGTAGAGTTTATCAATGTCAACACCACAGAGAGGTAACCTAACTGTTGGTACTATCCCAATGGTGACTTCTAGCAATGAGAAAAGCCATGTTAGAAGAATCAGTGTCCACACTTTTCTAATAGTCATAATACAGTGGTAGTGGAGTGGCCTACAGATGGCAACATATCTGTCATAAGCCATCATTGTTAAGTTGGTAAATTCACAATAAACATAGAAGTAGATGACTAATATCTGTGTCAAGCACCCAATGTATGTTATTACATGAGAGTCAAATGAAATGTCATAAAGTATCTTTGGGTAGAAAGATGAAGCACCAATGATCCCATTAATACACAGATTACAgaggaataaatacattggGTCACGTAA
This genomic window from Esox lucius isolate fEsoLuc1 chromosome 7, fEsoLuc1.pri, whole genome shotgun sequence contains:
- the LOC117594675 gene encoding olfactory receptor 4S1-like, which produces MTSQFNSSLEKVFVLHGLNLTQTSRHIYFVFILILYLFTIFINSTLILTIVLEKMLRDPMYLFLCNLCINGIIGASSFYPKILYDISFDSHVITYIGCLTQILVIYFYVYCEFTNLTMMAYDRYVAICRPLHYHCIMTIRKVWTLILLTWLFSLLEVTIGIVPTVRLPLCGVDIDKLYCSNWAVVQLSCVDTTGNNIAGFIFICSHFFQALLILISYVNIIKASLRSRADRRKFMQTCLPHIITLANFSTSIFFDSIYARYGSNTSLLALRNIMSVEFLVVPPLLNPIIYGMKLTQIQNRVRQMFYIEVAVVRLR